From Alcaligenes faecalis, the proteins below share one genomic window:
- the rplC gene encoding 50S ribosomal protein L3, whose amino-acid sequence MSNSTPTPAAWRLGLVGRKVGMTRVFTEEGESIPVTVLDVSNNRITQVKTPAVDGYAAVQVAFGTRRATRVTKPQAGHYAKAGVEAGSILKEFRLDPAAIAELSAGSVVAVESIFEAGQKVDVTGTTIGKGFAGTIKRHNFGGQRNSHGNSRSHRVPGSIGQAQDPGRVFKGKKMSGHMGDVTRTVQNLDVIRVDAERGLLLVRGAVPGHKNANIVVRPAVKGA is encoded by the coding sequence ATGTCGAACTCGACACCTACGCCTGCCGCGTGGCGGCTGGGCCTTGTTGGGCGTAAAGTTGGCATGACCCGTGTGTTTACAGAGGAAGGCGAGTCCATCCCTGTGACCGTTCTGGACGTGTCCAACAACCGCATCACCCAGGTCAAGACGCCCGCAGTTGACGGTTACGCTGCTGTACAGGTTGCCTTTGGCACCCGTCGTGCAACACGCGTTACCAAGCCCCAGGCAGGGCACTATGCAAAAGCTGGCGTTGAAGCTGGCAGCATCCTGAAAGAATTCCGCCTCGACCCCGCTGCTATCGCCGAGCTTTCCGCCGGTTCCGTAGTTGCTGTGGAAAGCATTTTCGAAGCGGGTCAGAAGGTTGACGTTACGGGCACCACGATTGGTAAAGGCTTTGCCGGTACCATCAAACGCCACAATTTTGGCGGCCAGCGTAACAGCCACGGTAACTCGCGCTCGCACCGCGTACCCGGTTCCATTGGTCAAGCCCAGGATCCAGGCCGTGTGTTCAAAGGTAAAAAAATGTCGGGCCATATGGGTGACGTTACCCGTACGGTTCAGAATCTTGACGTGATCCGCGTCGACGCCGAGCGTGGCTTGTTGCTGGTCC